ACTGCGGgcttcgttcactgcgtcactgttttgttattttctccgattttctataattcagatattgcgtaatacttgTATGACTAACAAGAcgacaaaatagacaaaaaaagtaagaaaattcgttctttatccctgaaattcgttgttgatatctttcgaaccccgcagtgacgcaaacttGAAGCAAATGCAGTTAGAGTGCACCTTACGCCTATAGGGAGGTGTCATTTGTTTGTGCGGGCTGATGGTAACTGACAAATGTGTATGGTATGTCGCCTACCTGCCAAGTCTGTGTATTTCACAATATTTGACGACTACAACAGAAAGGggagctttgtatttttgttttgtttgtttgtacgaGCTACGTACGGAACTGCTGTAACGGTTAGGGTGCGCGGCACCTGACCACGTCCGGCATTTCACCTACAGAgaataaaaattatgtaaacCATAAAGTTAAGAAACCTGACTCATGACAAGCCACACTAAACATGTGGGCTGTAGTTTATTTTTTTCGCTCAATTGAACAGAAcagtaggtaaatatatatttcataGAATGTTGCCAGCATCCATGTTAGCTATAGTGATCATCACTTGAGCAACGTCATNNNNNNNNNNNNNNNNNNNNNNNNNNNNNNNNNNNNNNNNNNNNNNNNNNNNNNNNNNNNNNNNNNNNNNNNNNNNNNNNNNNNNNNNNNNNNNNNNNNNNNNNNNNNNNNNNNNNNNNNNNNNNNNNNNNNNNNNNNNNNNNNNNNNNNNNNNNNNNNNNNNNNNNNNNNNNNNNNNNNNNNNNNNNNNNNNNNNNNNNNNNNNNNNNNNNNNNNNNNNNNNNNNNNNNNNNNNNNNNNNNNNNNNNNNNNNNNNNNNNNNNNNNNNNNNNNNNNNNNNNNNNNNNNNNNNNNNNNNNNNNNNNNNNNNNNNNNNNNNNNNNNNNNNNNNNNNNNNNNNNNNNNNNNNNNNNNNNNNNNNNNNNNNNNNNNNNNNNNNNNNNNNNNNNNNNNNNNNNNNNNNNNNNNNNNNNNNNNNNNNNNNNNNNNNNNNNNNNNNNNNNNNNNNNNNNNNNNNNNNNNNNNNNNNNNNNNNNNNNNNNNNNNNNNNNNNNNNNNNNNNNNNNNNNNNNNNNNNNNNNNNNNNNNNNNNNNNNNNNNNNNNNNNNNNNNNNNNNNNNNNNNNNNNNNNNNNNNNNNNNNNNNNNNNNNNNNNNNNNNNNNNNNNNNNNNNNNNNNNNNNNNNNNNNNNNNNNNNNNNNNNNNNNNNNNNNNNNNNNNNNNNNNNNNNNNNNNNNNNNNNNNNNNNNNNNNNNNNNNNNNNNNNNNNNNNNNNNNNNNNNNNNNNNNNNNNNNNNNNNNNNNNNNNNNNNNNNNNNNNNNNNNNNNNNNNNNNNNNNNNNNNNNNNNNNNNNNNNNNNNNNNNNNNNNNNNNNNNNNNNNNNNNNNNNNNNNNNNNNNNNNNNNNNNNNNNNNNNNNNNNNNNNNNNNNNNNNNNNNNNNNNNNNNNNNNNNNNNNNNNNNNNNNNNNNNNNNNNNNNNNNNNNNNNNNNNNNNNNNNNNNNNNNNNNNNNNNNNNNNNNNNNNNNNNNNNNNNNNNNNNNNNNNNNNNNNNNNNNNNNNNNNNNNNNNNNNNNNNNNNNNNNNNNNNNNNNNNNNNNNNNNNNNNNNNNNNNNNNNNNNNNNNNNNNNNNNNNNNNNNNNNNNNNNNNNNNNNNNNNNNNNNNNNNNNNNNNNNNNNNNNNNNNNNNNNNNNNNNNNNNNNNNNNNNNNNNNNNNNNNNNNNNNNNNNNNNNNNNNNNNNNNNNNNNNNNNNNNNNNNNNNNNNNNNNNNNNNNNNNNNNNNNNNNNNNNNNNNNNNNNNNNNNNNNNNNNNNNNNNNNNNNNNNNNNNNNNNNNNNNNNNNNNNNNNNNNNNNNNNNNNNNNNNNNNNNNNNNNNNNNNNNNNNNNNNNNNNNNNNNNNNNNNNNNNNNNNNNNNNNNNNNNNNNNNNNNNNNNNNNNNNNNNNNNNNNNNNNNNNNNNNNNNNNNNNNNNNNNNNNNNNNNNNNNNNNNNNNNNNNNNNNNNNNNNNNNNNNNNNNNNNNNNNNNNNNNNNNNNNNNNNNTGTATTGTAGCCAAACCCTTGATGTTCAGCGGTGGCCACGACATTCCCAAGTCAGTATGAATTTAGTTCAATGTAGAAAACTGGTAtacgtacaatgtatgtttacatgttactagTAAATCTTGACCATTCATACTACTACGTACAGAACTTGGTAAATGTTAAAGCTTTGCATGGTTAACTGTTAAAGTCGCAGATTACGGATAAAGTTTCGAGGCCGTACCATCATCTTGGTTGCCTTTAGTGAGTAGTATGAGGTATCTTTCCAGTAACGCCAGAAAACACACGGCCCTGTGTCAGTACCATGATAGTCCTCTGGGTGGAAATAGGGACCGTTCAGGTTAGAGCGAGCACAATCGTTATACCACCAGCCACCTGAATAGTACTGAGCACAGTTATAACTCCAGCCATCATTGTCCTGATCATTAGCACTGAATTTCCTTCCATTATGGTAGACCATAGAGTCATTGGCATCCCCACTGTACCCCCAAATGTGCAGTGTATAATCTGTACCCTCATCCCCAATGCTGAAGGTAGAATATTTAGCATGTACAACGTTACCTTCCCAGTCTTCTAGCTGCACATATAGTTCATAACTATCCTGGGTTGTCAAGTTGTGTATCTTATCCAGTCCAAGCCAGTGTTCCCCCTCGACCCTCCCAAACCCATTTTTATAGTCTGCCCAACGCCTGTTAAAGTTGAGTCTCCCTTCAGACCTCCTCTGTATGACAGTCCAGCCCCCACCATCTGTAGTCATGTCACAGAAGACGTCAAAGTGGTCGGTGTTAGACTCAGGTTTGATGGGGAAGACTCCGTCCTGTACTGAGTTGGTCCAGTAGAGTACAGGGTAGAGCTCTGAGCAGTCCTCGAAGTCAGCAGCGCTGGGGGGAGGGTTGTTACTCTCTCTCTGCAGGGCTGCTACATCCGCGTCGTGTTTCAAACGTTTATCTGGAAATACATTCAACAAACGTGATTGTACTCAGTGATTGAATAGCAATAGTAAACATGCATAGTGCATGAAACGGGTAATAGCCCCCAAATCTAGAGGCAGCTAAGGGATGGTTACTTGTTTCAGCAAACTGCCGGTGGTAACAAGTCAGTTAAATACTGTCGAGCTTGTTCATTGACACTCTTATAGAATAGAAGAAGGTAATGGGCATAACGCCGCTCGGATAGTTTTTCCAGCCGAGCTCCTGAAGGAGGGAAGAATATGATGACCCCCTCACAGCACCAGCAACCGTGAGAGGGAATTCATATTGCAGCCAGTCAATAAGTCTAGATTCTGAATCTGAGCAGCTGTACCAAACAACATCGGCATATTCTAGAGACGGTCTTATAAAAGTCATGTTAAAATTGTTACCAAATTTTGGCGGGCCACTTAAATTTTATGTTGTAATTAATGATGGATacctttttaaaaactttagCAGCCATTTGGGAAATATGAGTACTCCATGACATGTTGGACGTTAGAATAACACCAATATGCTTATGATGTTTCACCGTGTGAATAACTGAGTTACCAAGAAAGAGAGGAGGGTGAATTGGGGGAGTTATTTTTATTGAAACAcgcatttctttatttttacatgGATTAAGTTCCATTGACCATTTATTAGACCAAGAGAGTTCagtcttaacccttaaactgccagcgTTTCTGCCCAGTACATGTTCTGTGTACCAGGGTTTCAGGACCCTCTTGAAATAAGGggtacaatttttgttttacttcgTTTACGTTATTTTCTTCTCAATTGAACATACCATGCCATACATCGTTGGAAAGCTAAGAACCTCTACTTTAAGACGAAATATTCTAAATGTAGCCTGGGTAATAATGTCATAAAATATATGT
The window above is part of the Branchiostoma floridae strain S238N-H82 chromosome 14, Bfl_VNyyK, whole genome shotgun sequence genome. Proteins encoded here:
- the LOC118430838 gene encoding angiopoietin-related protein 1-like, coding for MTLPPPPNTENKRLKHDADVAALQRESNNPPPSAADFEDCSELYPVLYWTNSVQDGVFPIKPESNTDHFDVFCDMTTDGGGWTVIQRRSEGRLNFNRRWADYKNGFGRVEGEHWLGLDKIHNLTTQDSYELYVQLEDWEGNVVHAKYSTFSIGDEGTDYTLHIWGYSGDANDSMVYHNGRKFSANDQDNDGWSYNCAQYYSGGWWYNDCARSNLNGPYFHPEDYHGTDTGPCVFWRYWKDTSYYSLKATKMMVRPRNFIRNLRL